In Morococcus cerebrosus, a single genomic region encodes these proteins:
- the ribA gene encoding GTP cyclohydrolase II has translation MNNTLKFVASCRLPTEWGDFTMHGFEEPSGQEHIALTMGDFSDDLPVLTRIHSECLTGDALFSKKCDCGPQLEAAMKAVQQEGRGVIVYLRQEGRGIGLINKIRAYKLQDEGMDTVEANLALGLPVDARDFTLAKQIYDHLNIRAVKLLTNNPEKIQTLKDAGINVVERIPLHVGENVENERYLHTKADKLGHMIFD, from the coding sequence ATGAATAATACCTTGAAATTCGTCGCCTCCTGCCGCCTGCCGACCGAATGGGGCGACTTCACTATGCACGGTTTTGAAGAACCGAGCGGACAAGAACACATCGCTTTGACGATGGGCGATTTTTCAGACGACCTCCCCGTTCTGACCCGCATCCACTCCGAATGTTTGACCGGCGATGCCCTGTTTTCCAAAAAATGCGACTGCGGTCCGCAGCTTGAAGCGGCGATGAAAGCGGTTCAGCAAGAAGGGCGCGGTGTCATCGTTTATTTACGTCAAGAAGGGCGCGGTATCGGTTTAATCAACAAAATCCGTGCCTATAAGCTCCAAGACGAGGGGATGGATACGGTCGAAGCCAACCTTGCACTCGGGCTACCCGTTGACGCGCGCGATTTTACGCTTGCCAAGCAAATCTACGACCATCTGAATATCCGCGCCGTCAAGCTGCTGACCAACAATCCCGAAAAAATTCAGACGTTGAAAGATGCAGGCATCAATGTCGTCGAACGTATTCCGCTCCATGTCGGCGAGAATGTTGAAAACGAACGTTATCTGCACACCAAAGCCGATAAATTGGGACATATGATTTTTGATTGA
- a CDS encoding DUF1877 family protein: MDVYAKYAAHPQSGIEQIKASSGTPAAVSEYGAGKLWDALHFVLTGKGSDDADAANPLSKAIIGNILRQDEEAGEHTGWIDDTETAEVAQALNQADFAALLDGKTAADFQNSQIYPDIWSDEKAFAETRTELAQRFQELAAFYQTAAEQHCGVVVRIS; encoded by the coding sequence ATGGACGTTTACGCAAAATACGCTGCCCATCCGCAAAGCGGCATCGAACAAATCAAAGCTTCCTCCGGCACTCCTGCCGCCGTATCCGAATACGGCGCAGGCAAACTATGGGATGCGCTGCATTTCGTTCTGACCGGCAAAGGCTCGGACGATGCCGACGCGGCAAACCCGTTGAGCAAAGCCATTATCGGCAACATTTTGCGGCAGGACGAAGAAGCGGGCGAACACACCGGCTGGATCGACGATACCGAAACCGCTGAAGTAGCCCAAGCCCTGAACCAAGCCGACTTCGCCGCGCTGCTTGACGGCAAAACCGCAGCAGATTTCCAAAACAGCCAAATCTACCCCGATATTTGGAGCGACGAAAAAGCCTTTGCCGAAACCCGTACGGAATTGGCGCAGCGGTTTCAAGAACTTGCCGCGTTCTACCAAACTGCCGCCGAACAGCATTGCGGCGTAGTGGTCAGGATTTCATGA
- a CDS encoding TolC family protein: MQTKPFFQTALSLSLALALSACAVHSTDKNLTLESTGQVMSAAETAERYDVNGNWWEIYQSRQLNALMAQALENNIDLKQAAISVNKALYQANILGADLVPSFSGSLGASTSKNLKTGSHGNTFSSQLGLSYELDLWRKLSATADAQVWEYQATRQDMANTRLTLINNVADAYFNIAYLNEAIELAQKSLKQYQEINRIAEAKFRYGRADSSQPTQAKQSLLSAQNSLISLKSSLDTQKQVLRNLLNLKPNEAIAADPAQFRLPSVKGVNLDVPITVLANRPDLRAAEYRLQSSLQSVEAQKRSWYPSITLGASLSTSSEKAKSTFNIPLLGGSATINLPFLNWQTMKWKDKTAQANFDSAKLDFEKALTTALNEVNTNYLAYQNAQAALNNQEQRYALDKKNSRYYQVRYQHGKNELKYWLEALNTEYGSAQNVLNQRYETLKYENMVYKAMAGRYTPK; encoded by the coding sequence ATGCAGACAAAACCTTTTTTTCAGACGGCCTTATCCCTGTCGCTCGCCCTTGCCTTAAGCGCGTGCGCCGTCCACAGCACCGACAAAAACCTCACGCTCGAATCGACGGGGCAGGTGATGAGCGCGGCGGAGACCGCCGAACGCTACGACGTGAACGGCAACTGGTGGGAAATCTACCAAAGCCGGCAGCTCAATGCCTTGATGGCGCAGGCTTTGGAAAACAATATCGATTTGAAACAGGCGGCCATCAGCGTCAATAAAGCCCTGTATCAGGCGAATATTTTGGGGGCGGATTTGGTGCCGTCGTTCAGCGGTTCGCTGGGCGCGTCCACATCCAAAAACCTGAAAACCGGCAGCCACGGCAACACCTTCAGCAGCCAGCTCGGTTTGAGCTACGAATTGGATTTGTGGCGCAAACTCAGTGCCACCGCCGACGCGCAAGTCTGGGAATACCAAGCCACGCGGCAGGATATGGCGAACACGCGCCTGACTTTGATTAACAATGTCGCCGACGCCTATTTCAACATCGCCTATCTCAACGAAGCCATTGAATTGGCGCAAAAATCCCTCAAGCAATATCAGGAAATCAACCGCATTGCCGAAGCCAAGTTCCGCTACGGCAGAGCCGATTCCAGCCAGCCGACGCAGGCGAAACAATCGCTGTTGAGCGCGCAAAACAGCCTGATTTCCCTGAAAAGCAGCCTCGACACGCAAAAACAGGTGTTACGCAACCTGCTCAACCTCAAACCGAACGAAGCCATCGCTGCCGACCCCGCGCAATTCCGCCTACCGTCCGTCAAAGGCGTGAACCTCGACGTACCGATTACCGTATTGGCGAACCGCCCCGACCTGCGCGCCGCCGAATACCGCCTGCAATCTTCGCTCCAATCCGTCGAAGCGCAAAAACGCAGTTGGTATCCCTCGATTACATTGGGCGCGAGCTTGAGCACGTCGTCTGAAAAAGCCAAAAGCACGTTCAATATCCCGCTCTTGGGCGGCTCCGCCACCATCAACCTGCCATTCCTCAACTGGCAGACCATGAAATGGAAAGACAAAACCGCCCAAGCCAATTTCGACAGCGCCAAACTCGACTTTGAAAAAGCCCTGACCACCGCGCTGAACGAAGTCAACACCAACTACCTCGCCTACCAAAACGCCCAAGCCGCGCTCAACAACCAAGAGCAGCGTTACGCCTTGGACAAGAAAAACAGCCGCTACTACCAAGTGCGTTACCAACACGGCAAAAACGAGCTGAAATACTGGCTGGAAGCGTTGAACACGGAATACGGCTCCGCCCAAAACGTGCTGAACCAGCGGTACGAGACGCTGAAATACGAAAACATGGTGTATAAAGCGATGGCGGGACGTTATACGCCGAAGTAG
- a CDS encoding efflux RND transporter periplasmic adaptor subunit, whose translation MAKIINKWTVGITVAAVLGFAAWSYFQPEPQTSYITETVKRGDISQTVSATGEISPSNLVSVGAQASGQIKKLYVKLGQQVKKGDLIAEINSTTQVNTLNTEKSKLETYQAKLVSAEIALNSAEKKYKREAALWKENATSKEDLESAKDALAAAKANVAELKASIKQTKISINTAESELGYTRITATMDGTVVAIPVEEGQTVNAVQSTPTIIQLANLDTMLNKMQIAEGDITKVKAGQDISFTILSEPDTPIKAKLDSVDPGLTTMSLGSYTTSTDTTSNAIYYYARALVPNPDGKLSIGMTTQNTIEINSVKNVLLVPTLTIKKHDGKSFVSVLGADGKASEREITVGLKDSMNTEVKSGLKEGDKVVMSEMSAAEQAEAAQRAMQGGPPR comes from the coding sequence ATGGCAAAAATTATTAATAAATGGACGGTTGGAATAACGGTTGCTGCGGTGCTTGGGTTTGCTGCGTGGTCTTATTTCCAGCCCGAACCTCAAACTTCTTACATCACGGAAACGGTCAAACGCGGCGACATCAGCCAGACGGTATCCGCTACGGGCGAGATTTCGCCGTCGAATTTGGTGTCGGTGGGCGCGCAGGCTTCGGGGCAGATTAAGAAGCTGTACGTCAAGCTCGGGCAGCAGGTTAAAAAAGGCGATTTGATTGCGGAAATCAATTCGACCACTCAGGTGAACACGCTGAATACGGAAAAATCCAAGCTGGAAACGTATCAGGCGAAGTTGGTTTCCGCCGAAATCGCGCTGAACAGCGCAGAGAAGAAATACAAGCGCGAGGCGGCTTTGTGGAAGGAAAACGCGACGTCCAAAGAGGATTTGGAAAGCGCGAAGGATGCGCTGGCCGCGGCTAAGGCAAACGTTGCCGAGCTGAAGGCTTCCATCAAGCAAACCAAAATTTCCATCAATACCGCCGAATCGGAATTGGGCTATACCCGCATTACTGCGACGATGGACGGTACGGTGGTGGCGATTCCGGTGGAAGAAGGGCAGACCGTGAACGCGGTGCAGTCCACGCCGACGATTATCCAATTGGCGAATCTGGATACGATGTTGAACAAAATGCAGATTGCCGAAGGCGATATTACCAAGGTTAAAGCGGGGCAGGACATTTCGTTTACGATTTTGTCCGAACCGGATACGCCGATTAAGGCGAAGCTCGACAGCGTCGACCCGGGCTTGACCACGATGTCGTTGGGCAGCTATACCACCAGCACGGACACGACTTCCAATGCGATTTACTACTACGCCCGCGCGTTGGTGCCTAATCCCGACGGCAAACTTTCCATCGGTATGACGACGCAGAATACGATTGAAATCAACAGCGTGAAAAACGTTTTGCTCGTGCCGACGCTGACGATTAAAAAACACGACGGCAAATCGTTTGTCAGCGTTTTGGGCGCGGACGGTAAAGCTTCGGAACGCGAGATTACGGTCGGTCTGAAAGACAGTATGAATACCGAAGTCAAAAGCGGTTTGAAAGAAGGCGACAAGGTGGTGATGTCGGAAATGAGCGCGGCGGAGCAGGCTGAAGCGGCACAACGCGCCATGCAGGGCGGTCCGCCGAGATAA
- a CDS encoding low molecular weight protein-tyrosine-phosphatase: MKNHSVLFVCLGNICRSPMAEYVLRHRAREAGVAHRVRTDSAGTSGWHDGENMHQGTRKTLAAHGINHQGFTSSKVRSEDFDEFDFIIAMDDNNLAELEKMFGKHPDKIFKLTDLIPESGYRHVPDPWYTGDFDETFRLVDAGSVALLKKLGLV, encoded by the coding sequence ATGAAAAACCATTCCGTACTCTTCGTCTGCCTCGGCAACATCTGCCGCTCCCCCATGGCGGAATACGTCCTGCGCCACCGCGCCCGCGAAGCAGGCGTAGCCCACCGCGTCCGCACTGACAGCGCAGGCACATCCGGCTGGCACGACGGCGAAAACATGCACCAAGGCACGCGCAAAACCCTCGCGGCCCACGGCATCAACCATCAAGGTTTTACCAGCAGCAAAGTGCGTTCCGAAGATTTCGATGAATTCGACTTCATCATCGCCATGGACGACAACAACCTTGCCGAACTGGAAAAAATGTTCGGCAAACACCCTGACAAAATCTTCAAACTCACCGACCTCATCCCCGAAAGCGGCTACCGCCACGTCCCCGACCCGTGGTACACCGGCGACTTTGACGAAACCTTCAGGCTTGTGGACGCAGGCAGCGTCGCGCTGCTGAAAAAGCTGGGCTTGGTTTGA
- a CDS encoding type IV pilin protein, translated as MKNTLQKGFTLVELLIVIVILAILATLSYPSYERFIRKSRLENVRSELLINAKNLERFYAQNRTFEKFPATDLVQNEYFTIQFFNYQNTPEEKKNPSASGFLLEAKPNDGYKSKETCSVYLDSDGIFWASNADCPGYEHIDQK; from the coding sequence ATGAAAAACACATTACAAAAAGGCTTCACGCTGGTCGAGCTGCTCATCGTCATCGTCATCCTCGCCATCCTGGCCACCCTCTCCTATCCTTCCTACGAACGCTTTATCCGTAAAAGCCGTTTGGAGAACGTCCGTTCCGAGCTGCTGATCAACGCCAAAAACCTCGAACGCTTCTACGCGCAAAACCGTACGTTTGAGAAGTTCCCGGCAACAGACCTGGTTCAAAACGAATACTTCACCATCCAGTTTTTCAACTATCAAAACACCCCAGAAGAGAAAAAGAATCCGTCCGCCTCGGGCTTCCTGCTCGAAGCCAAGCCGAATGACGGATACAAAAGCAAAGAGACCTGCTCCGTCTATCTCGACAGCGACGGTATCTTTTGGGCAAGCAATGCAGATTGCCCCGGATATGAACACATAGATCAAAAATAA
- a CDS encoding IS30 family transposase: MSYTQLTQDERYHIQYLSRHCTIAEIAKQLNRHKSTISREIKRHCIQGQQYSAEKAQKQSRLTKQHRRKPYKLDSQLIQHIDTLIRRKLSPEQVCAYLHKHHGITLHHSTVYRYLRQDKSNSGTLWQHLRICSKPYRKRYGSTWTRGKVPDRVGIENRPAIVDQKTRIGDWEADTIVGKNQKSALLTLVERTTRYTIICKLKNLKAEDTARAAIRVLKAYKARVHTITMDNGKEFHQHTKIAKALKAKTYFCRPYHSWEKGLNENTNGLIRQYFPKQTDFRNISDREIRRVQDELNHRPRKTLGYETPSVLFLNLFQPLVPWCCT; encoded by the coding sequence ATGAGCTACACACAACTGACCCAAGACGAACGATACCATATCCAATACCTGTCCCGCCACTGCACCATCGCCGAAATCGCCAAACAGCTCAACCGCCACAAAAGCACCATCAGCCGAGAAATCAAGCGGCACTGCATCCAAGGACAGCAATACAGCGCCGAAAAAGCACAGAAGCAAAGCCGGCTGACCAAACAGCACCGGCGAAAACCCTATAAACTCGATTCGCAGCTGATTCAACACATCGACACCCTTATCCGCCGCAAACTCAGTCCCGAACAAGTATGTGCCTACCTGCATAAACACCACGGGATCACACTCCATCACAGCACCGTTTACCGCTACCTTCGCCAAGACAAAAGCAACAGCGGCACTTTGTGGCAACACCTCAGAATATGCAGCAAACCCTACCGCAAACGCTACGGCAGCACATGGACCAGAGGCAAAGTGCCCGACCGCGTCGGCATAGAAAACCGACCTGCTATCGTCGACCAGAAAACCCGCATCGGCGATTGGGAGGCCGACACCATCGTCGGCAAAAATCAGAAAAGCGCGTTATTGACCTTGGTCGAACGCACTACCCGCTACACCATCATCTGCAAATTAAAGAACTTAAAAGCCGAAGACACTGCCCGGGCGGCCATTAGGGTATTAAAGGCATATAAAGCCAGAGTCCACACCATCACCATGGATAACGGCAAAGAGTTCCACCAACACACCAAAATAGCCAAAGCCTTGAAGGCGAAAACCTATTTTTGCCGCCCTTACCATTCTTGGGAGAAAGGGCTGAATGAGAACACCAATGGACTCATCCGGCAATATTTCCCCAAACAAACCGATTTCCGAAACATCAGCGATCGGGAGATACGCAGGGTTCAAGATGAGTTGAACCACCGGCCGAGAAAAACACTTGGCTACGAAACGCCAAGTGTTTTATTCTTGAATCTGTTCCAACCACTGGTACCCTGGTGTTGCACTTGA
- a CDS encoding MacB family efflux pump subunit, whose product MSLIECKNINRYFGSGANRVHVLKDVSLSIEKGDFVAIIGQSGSGKSTLMNILGCLDSATSGSYQIDGIETAKMEPDELAALRRERFGFIFQRYNLLGSLTARDNVALPAVYMGMGGKERSNRAEKLLQDLGLEGKEGNKPSELSGGQQQRVSIARALMNGGEIIFADEPTGALDTASGKNVIEIIQKLHKEGHTVIMVTHDPGIAAIANRIIEIRDGEIISDSSKNPEIPESKIERIKEKSSWLFYYDQFVEAFKMSVQAIMAHKMRSLLTMLGIIIGIASVVSVVALGNGSEKKILADISAMGTNTISIFPGRGFGDRRSGRIKTLTIDDAKVIAKQSYVASATPQTTSGGTLTYRNTDLSASLYGVGEQYFDVLGLKLESGRLFDESDVKEDAQVVVIDQNTKEKLFGADVNPLGKTVLFNKRPLTVIGVMQKEENSFGNSDVLMLWSPYTTVMHQITGESHTNSITVKIKDDANTQVAEKGLTELLKTRHGTEDFFMNNSDSIKQMVETTTGTMKLLISSIALISLVVGGIGVMNIMLVSVTERTKEIGVRMAIGARRNNILQQFLIEAVLICIIGGLVGVGLSTLISLVFNHFVTEFPMEISIGSVIGAVVCSTAIGVAFGFMPANKASKLNPIDALSKD is encoded by the coding sequence ATGAGCTTAATCGAATGTAAAAACATCAACCGCTACTTCGGCAGCGGCGCGAACCGCGTTCATGTTTTGAAAGATGTCAGCCTGTCGATAGAGAAGGGCGATTTCGTCGCCATCATCGGGCAGTCCGGTTCGGGCAAATCCACGCTGATGAACATCCTCGGCTGTTTAGATAGCGCGACTTCGGGTTCGTATCAAATCGACGGCATCGAAACCGCCAAAATGGAGCCGGACGAATTGGCGGCATTGCGGCGCGAACGCTTCGGCTTTATTTTCCAACGCTACAACTTGTTAGGCTCGCTGACGGCGCGGGACAATGTCGCCCTGCCTGCCGTGTATATGGGCATGGGCGGCAAAGAGCGTTCTAATCGTGCGGAAAAATTGTTGCAGGATTTGGGTTTGGAAGGCAAGGAAGGCAACAAACCCAGCGAGCTTTCCGGCGGTCAGCAACAGCGCGTCTCCATCGCCCGCGCCCTGATGAACGGCGGCGAAATCATCTTTGCCGACGAACCGACCGGCGCGCTCGATACCGCCAGCGGCAAAAATGTGATTGAAATCATCCAAAAGCTGCATAAAGAAGGGCATACCGTGATTATGGTGACGCACGATCCCGGTATTGCCGCCATCGCCAACCGCATCATCGAAATCCGCGACGGCGAAATCATCTCCGACAGTTCAAAAAATCCCGAAATCCCCGAAAGCAAAATAGAACGCATCAAAGAAAAATCTTCGTGGCTGTTTTATTACGACCAATTCGTCGAAGCCTTCAAAATGTCGGTGCAGGCGATTATGGCGCACAAAATGCGTTCGCTCCTCACCATGCTCGGCATCATCATCGGCATTGCCTCGGTCGTATCCGTCGTCGCTTTGGGCAACGGTTCTGAGAAAAAAATTCTCGCAGACATCAGCGCGATGGGGACGAACACCATCAGCATCTTCCCCGGACGCGGTTTCGGCGACAGACGTAGCGGCAGGATTAAAACCTTGACCATTGACGACGCCAAAGTCATCGCCAAACAAAGCTACGTCGCTTCCGCCACCCCGCAGACGACTTCCGGCGGCACGCTGACCTACCGCAACACCGACCTGTCCGCCTCGCTGTACGGCGTGGGCGAACAATATTTCGACGTACTCGGGCTGAAGCTGGAATCAGGGCGTCTGTTTGACGAGAGCGATGTGAAAGAAGACGCGCAAGTCGTCGTGATCGACCAAAACACCAAAGAAAAACTGTTCGGCGCGGACGTCAATCCCTTGGGTAAAACCGTCCTCTTCAATAAACGCCCGCTGACCGTCATCGGCGTGATGCAAAAAGAAGAAAATTCCTTCGGCAACTCGGACGTATTGATGCTCTGGTCGCCCTATACGACCGTAATGCACCAAATCACCGGCGAAAGCCACACCAACTCGATTACCGTCAAAATCAAAGACGACGCCAACACCCAAGTCGCCGAAAAAGGACTGACCGAGCTGCTCAAAACGCGGCACGGTACGGAAGACTTTTTCATGAACAACAGCGACAGCATCAAGCAAATGGTTGAAACCACTACCGGCACGATGAAACTGCTGATTTCCTCCATCGCCCTGATTTCATTGGTTGTCGGCGGTATCGGCGTGATGAACATCATGCTGGTGTCCGTAACCGAGCGCACCAAAGAAATCGGCGTGCGCATGGCGATCGGCGCGCGGCGCAACAACATCCTGCAACAATTCCTGATTGAAGCGGTCTTAATCTGTATCATTGGTGGCTTGGTCGGGGTAGGGCTGTCCACGCTCATCAGCCTTGTGTTCAACCATTTCGTCACCGAATTTCCGATGGAAATTTCCATCGGTTCCGTTATCGGCGCGGTTGTCTGCTCGACAGCCATCGGCGTGGCGTTCGGTTTCATGCCCGCCAACAAAGCCTCCAAACTCAATCCGATTGATGCCTTGTCTAAGGATTAA
- a CDS encoding Arm DNA-binding domain-containing protein encodes MPLNDRQIKNAKPAETGKKTKMFDGGGLYLEVTPAGGKVFRLKYRIDGKEKTFTIGKYPTISLVEARQAAENARCLLVSPPYFYIQPFVYK; translated from the coding sequence ATGCCGCTGAATGACCGACAAATCAAAAACGCCAAGCCCGCCGAAACAGGGAAAAAGACCAAGATGTTTGACGGCGGCGGCTTATATCTTGAAGTTACCCCAGCGGGCGGGAAAGTTTTCCGCCTGAAATACCGTATAGACGGCAAAGAGAAAACATTTACTATCGGCAAATATCCGACCATATCACTGGTAGAAGCCCGCCAAGCCGCCGAAAACGCCCGCTGCTTGCTTGTATCTCCGCCCTACTTTTATATACAACCATTTGTATATAAATAA
- the gloB gene encoding hydroxyacylglutathione hydrolase, translating into MKITPVKALNDNYIWMIQDGNHAACVDPSDATPVLVFLVHNRLMLAQTWVTHLHHDHIGGVQSLKNGFMESPVYGEADIDLATHTVTAGTQFPFGDGLVTVWATPGHTDRHVSYLLENAEGLHVFCGDTLFSAGCGRVFTGTIEELYDSFQRFNQLPKDTLFYPAHEYTAANLRFAEFIEPENPDIQAALRAAEHTPTLPVTLAHERKINPFLRVDLPQVRERVEELAGKRLNNGLEVFAALRELKNRF; encoded by the coding sequence ATGAAAATCACCCCCGTCAAAGCCCTAAACGACAACTACATTTGGATGATTCAAGACGGCAACCACGCCGCCTGCGTCGATCCGTCCGATGCCACGCCCGTTTTGGTATTCCTCGTCCACAACCGCCTGATGCTGGCGCAAACGTGGGTTACCCATCTGCATCATGACCATATCGGCGGGGTCCAATCCCTTAAAAACGGTTTTATGGAATCGCCCGTGTACGGCGAGGCGGATATTGACTTGGCAACGCATACGGTTACGGCGGGTACGCAGTTTCCCTTCGGCGACGGGCTGGTTACCGTGTGGGCGACGCCCGGCCATACCGACCGCCACGTCAGCTATCTTTTGGAAAACGCCGAAGGTTTACACGTTTTCTGCGGCGACACATTATTCTCTGCCGGCTGCGGCAGGGTGTTTACGGGAACGATAGAAGAGTTGTACGACAGTTTCCAAAGATTCAATCAGTTGCCCAAAGACACGCTATTTTATCCTGCGCATGAATACACCGCCGCCAACCTGCGTTTCGCCGAATTTATCGAACCGGAGAATCCCGATATTCAAGCGGCTTTACGCGCGGCGGAACATACGCCGACCCTGCCCGTAACCCTTGCGCATGAACGCAAAATCAATCCGTTTTTACGGGTCGATTTGCCCCAAGTCCGCGAACGGGTTGAGGAATTGGCAGGGAAGCGATTGAACAACGGTTTGGAAGTGTTCGCGGCGCTGCGGGAATTGAAAAACCGGTTTTAG
- a CDS encoding SDR family oxidoreductase, with protein sequence MNTSPDASILGLGYLGRPLAQKLYENGSRVAAVKRSLTSDDINLPIHLDTLDLNQDSVFQSTNLARDTSFWQHHADKPVWFCLLPPSSLTHYADTVKQWAELARACNVQHLIFTSSTSVYGDKARECDETSAPDPQTESARQIVAAEQYLLDSGVPNIDILRLGGLYCTERHPVSRLVQKQNIRGGNQPVNIVHRDIAVETLFQTTLHPNGKRIRNIVEPRHPTRRDFYTAEAAKLGLPPPDFAPDGTGGGKIVNTVSADGLSL encoded by the coding sequence ATGAATACTTCCCCCGACGCATCTATCTTAGGCCTAGGCTACCTCGGCCGTCCTTTGGCGCAGAAACTTTACGAAAACGGCAGCCGCGTCGCCGCCGTCAAGCGCAGCCTGACTTCGGACGATATTAATCTGCCCATACACCTCGACACCCTCGACCTCAATCAAGACAGCGTGTTTCAAAGCACGAACCTTGCCCGCGATACAAGCTTTTGGCAGCACCACGCCGACAAACCCGTTTGGTTCTGCCTTTTGCCTCCATCCTCGCTGACGCATTACGCCGATACCGTCAAACAATGGGCAGAACTTGCCCGAGCGTGCAATGTGCAGCATCTGATTTTCACCAGCAGCACCAGCGTTTACGGCGATAAAGCGCGGGAATGTGACGAAACTTCCGCACCCGATCCGCAAACCGAGTCCGCCCGCCAAATCGTCGCCGCCGAGCAATACCTGCTCGACAGCGGCGTGCCGAATATCGACATCCTGCGGCTGGGCGGGCTTTATTGCACCGAACGCCATCCCGTCAGCCGCCTCGTTCAAAAGCAAAACATTCGGGGCGGCAACCAGCCCGTCAATATCGTCCACCGCGACATCGCCGTCGAAACCCTGTTTCAGACGACCCTCCATCCAAACGGCAAACGCATCCGCAACATCGTCGAACCGCGCCACCCGACCCGCCGCGATTTCTACACTGCCGAAGCCGCCAAACTCGGTCTCCCACCGCCCGATTTCGCGCCCGACGGCACCGGCGGCGGCAAAATTGTAAATACCGTTTCCGCCGACGGATTAAGCCTGTAA
- a CDS encoding helix-hairpin-helix domain-containing protein has protein sequence MSPDKVRRSKLNTLTDLPNVGKAVAEDLALLGITQPQDLAGQDAYEMYDRLCSLTATRHDPCMIDIFLSLVDFMQGNEPKPWWHFTEQRKAFLADK, from the coding sequence ATGAGTCCCGACAAAGTACGACGAAGCAAGCTGAACACGCTGACCGACCTGCCCAATGTCGGCAAAGCCGTGGCGGAGGATTTGGCTTTGCTCGGCATCACGCAGCCGCAGGATTTGGCGGGGCAGGACGCTTACGAAATGTACGACCGTCTGTGCAGCCTGACCGCAACCCGACACGATCCCTGCATGATCGATATTTTCCTGTCGCTGGTTGATTTTATGCAGGGGAACGAACCAAAGCCGTGGTGGCATTTTACGGAACAGCGAAAAGCGTTTTTAGCCGATAAATAA
- a CDS encoding glutathione S-transferase family protein, with protein MITLHVLAQSRALRIVWLLELIGAPYQIKTYARHLETLLAPDELKAVHPLGKSPVIDDDGFVLNESGAITDYLIQTYGGGRFMPERGSQDYWHYQRWLHYAESSLMPLLLLRLVFRKIENAPMPFFVKPVARKISGNVKNGFIEPQAALHLAYVENELNGKDWLISNQLSGADIMMSYPLQAAADRFGLAEYPNIRAYLQRIENDHAYQTAVQKAGGPLLRLDK; from the coding sequence ATGATTACCCTACATGTATTGGCACAATCCCGCGCCCTGCGCATCGTCTGGCTGCTCGAACTCATCGGCGCGCCGTATCAAATCAAAACCTACGCGCGTCATCTCGAAACCCTGCTCGCGCCCGACGAACTCAAAGCCGTACACCCGCTGGGCAAGTCCCCCGTTATCGACGACGACGGATTCGTACTCAACGAAAGCGGCGCGATTACCGACTACCTGATTCAAACCTACGGCGGCGGACGCTTCATGCCCGAACGCGGCAGCCAAGATTATTGGCATTACCAACGCTGGCTGCACTATGCCGAAAGTTCGCTGATGCCTTTGTTGCTGCTCAGATTAGTGTTCCGCAAAATAGAAAACGCGCCCATGCCGTTTTTCGTCAAACCCGTCGCACGCAAAATCAGCGGCAACGTCAAAAACGGCTTTATCGAGCCGCAAGCCGCCCTGCATCTAGCCTATGTCGAAAACGAATTAAACGGCAAAGACTGGCTGATCAGTAACCAACTCAGCGGCGCGGACATCATGATGAGTTACCCGCTGCAAGCCGCCGCCGACCGCTTCGGATTGGCGGAATATCCCAACATCCGCGCCTATTTGCAGCGCATTGAAAACGACCATGCCTATCAAACGGCGGTACAGAAAGCAGGCGGCCCGCTGCTGCGTTTGGATAAATAA